One Micromonospora sp. WMMD812 genomic window carries:
- a CDS encoding amino-acid N-acetyltransferase, with amino-acid sequence MTDEIVVRRARTRDVRGIRRLVDTYTDDRRLLSKATVTLYEDVQEFRVAARADDDSVVGCGALHVMWEDLAEIRTVAVDPSVRGRKIGHRIVGDLIDAARDLGVARIFVLTFETRFFGSFGFTEIDGAPVPQPVYEQLLRSYDEGVAEFLDLERVKPNTLGNTRMLLRL; translated from the coding sequence GTGACCGACGAGATCGTGGTGCGGCGCGCCCGCACCCGGGACGTGCGGGGGATCCGCCGGCTGGTGGACACCTACACCGACGACCGGCGGCTGCTCAGCAAGGCCACCGTCACCCTCTACGAGGACGTGCAGGAGTTCCGTGTCGCGGCGCGCGCCGACGACGACAGCGTGGTCGGCTGCGGCGCGCTGCACGTGATGTGGGAGGACCTGGCCGAGATCCGCACGGTCGCGGTCGACCCGTCCGTCCGCGGCCGGAAGATCGGGCACCGGATCGTCGGCGACCTGATCGACGCGGCCCGCGACCTGGGCGTGGCCCGAATCTTCGTGCTCACCTTCGAGACGCGCTTCTTCGGCTCGTTCGGCTTCACCGAGATCGACGGCGCCCCGGTTCCGCAGCCGGTCTACGAACAGTTGCTGCGCTCGTACGACGAGGGTGTCGCGGAGTTCCTCGACCTGGAGCGGGTCAAGCCGAACACCCTCGGCAACACCCGGATGCTGCTGCGCCTCTGA
- a CDS encoding DUF501 domain-containing protein has protein sequence MTVVPPQESAADSVPPPKREPATEADLAAVAAQLGRPPRGTRAVAHRCPCGLPDVVETTPRLADGTPFPTLFYLTCPRATGGCSRLESAGLMKEMAERLAADPELAAHYRAAHEDYLARREAIGEVPEIAGISAGGMPGRVKCLHVHLGHALAAGPGVNPFGDETLALLEPWWTAGPCVDVPAAE, from the coding sequence GTGACTGTCGTACCACCGCAGGAGTCGGCGGCGGATTCCGTACCCCCGCCGAAGCGGGAACCGGCGACCGAGGCCGACCTGGCCGCGGTGGCCGCGCAGCTCGGACGCCCGCCCCGGGGCACCCGGGCGGTGGCCCACCGGTGCCCGTGCGGCCTGCCCGACGTGGTGGAGACGACGCCCCGGCTGGCCGACGGGACCCCGTTCCCGACGCTGTTCTACCTCACCTGCCCCCGGGCGACCGGCGGGTGCAGCCGGCTGGAGTCGGCCGGCCTGATGAAGGAGATGGCTGAGCGGCTGGCCGCCGACCCGGAGTTGGCCGCCCACTACCGCGCCGCGCACGAGGACTACCTGGCCCGGCGCGAGGCGATCGGCGAGGTGCCGGAGATCGCCGGCATCTCCGCCGGCGGCATGCCCGGCCGGGTGAAGTGCCTGCACGTGCACCTCGGCCACGCGCTCGCCGCCGGGCCCGGGGTCAATCCGTTCGGCGACGAGACGCTGGCGCTGCTCGAGCCCTGGTGGACGGCCGGGCCGTGCGTGGACGTGCCGGCGGCCGAGTGA
- a CDS encoding septum formation initiator family protein: protein MQQRRTPGGQRPARRPGQSGRPGGARGARASVRETGVRAEPRGAAGRAPGATRGAEGVRSANRPAAARRTTAGGTVKRLSAPHPRRLTGRATVLFAVLIALALAYTYPVRVYLDQQTDIERMEAAQAAQEKLIADLSAEAAKWQDPAFIETKARERFYMGRPGEKLVILLNDPEGAARDAGKSAPRAPTTPDPWYDTLWSSVEAANGEQPAN, encoded by the coding sequence ATGCAGCAGCGCCGCACACCGGGTGGTCAGCGTCCCGCCCGCCGGCCCGGCCAGTCCGGCCGGCCGGGCGGGGCCCGCGGCGCCCGGGCGTCGGTCCGCGAGACCGGCGTGCGCGCCGAGCCACGCGGAGCCGCCGGTCGCGCGCCGGGCGCCACCCGGGGCGCCGAGGGCGTACGCTCCGCGAACCGGCCGGCGGCCGCCCGGCGCACCACGGCCGGTGGCACGGTCAAGCGGCTCTCCGCACCCCACCCCCGACGCCTGACCGGCCGGGCCACCGTGCTCTTCGCGGTGCTCATCGCGCTCGCCCTGGCATACACCTATCCGGTCCGCGTCTACCTCGACCAGCAGACCGACATCGAGCGGATGGAGGCCGCGCAGGCGGCGCAGGAGAAGCTGATCGCTGACCTGTCCGCCGAGGCGGCCAAGTGGCAGGACCCGGCCTTCATCGAGACGAAGGCCCGGGAGCGGTTCTACATGGGACGTCCCGGCGAGAAGCTGGTGATCCTGCTCAACGACCCGGAGGGCGCCGCGCGGGACGCCGGCAAGTCGGCCCCCCGCGCGCCGACCACGCCCGATCCCTGGTACGACACCCTGTGGTCGAGCGTCGAAGCGGCCAACGGCGAGCAGCCCGCCAACTGA
- the eno gene encoding phosphopyruvate hydratase, which translates to MATIEGIVAREILDSRGNPTVEVEVGLDDGTVARAAVPSGASTGAFEAIELRDGDADRYQGKGVEKAVSNVEDRIVDQIIGYEASEQRLIDQKMLDIDGTDSKSELGANAILGVSLAVAKAAAGSAELSLFRYLGGPNAHLLPVPMMNILNGGAHADSNVDIQEFMIAPIGAPNFREALRSGAEVYHALKSVLKKKDLSTGLGDEGGFAPNLPTNSAALDLIAEAVEKAGYRLGTDIVFALDVAATEFCENGTYTFEGAAKTAEDMSNYYTKLIGDYPIVSIEDPLSEDDWSGWQTLTAAVGDRIQIVGDDLFVTNPQRIARGIAEQAANAVLVKVNQIGSLTETLDAVDLAHRAGFKCMMSHRSGETEDTTIADLAVATGCGQIKTGAPARSDRVAKYNQLLRIEEELGDAARYAGVGAFPRYRSA; encoded by the coding sequence GTGGCAACCATCGAGGGAATCGTCGCCCGGGAGATTCTCGACTCGCGGGGAAACCCGACCGTCGAGGTCGAGGTCGGCCTGGACGACGGCACGGTGGCCCGCGCCGCGGTGCCCTCCGGCGCCTCCACCGGCGCCTTCGAGGCGATCGAGCTGCGCGACGGTGACGCCGACCGCTACCAGGGCAAGGGCGTCGAGAAGGCGGTCTCGAACGTCGAGGACCGCATCGTCGACCAGATCATCGGCTACGAGGCCAGCGAGCAGCGCCTCATCGACCAGAAGATGCTCGACATCGACGGCACGGACAGCAAGTCCGAGCTGGGCGCCAACGCCATCCTGGGGGTCTCCCTGGCGGTGGCGAAGGCGGCGGCCGGCAGCGCCGAGCTGAGCCTCTTCCGCTACCTGGGCGGCCCGAACGCCCACCTGCTGCCGGTGCCGATGATGAACATCCTCAACGGCGGCGCGCACGCGGACTCCAACGTCGACATCCAGGAGTTCATGATCGCGCCGATCGGCGCGCCGAACTTCCGCGAGGCGCTCCGCTCCGGCGCGGAGGTCTACCACGCGCTGAAGTCCGTCCTGAAGAAGAAGGACCTCTCCACCGGCCTCGGTGACGAGGGCGGCTTCGCGCCGAACCTGCCCACCAACTCCGCCGCGCTGGACCTGATCGCCGAGGCGGTCGAGAAGGCCGGCTACCGGCTCGGCACCGACATCGTCTTCGCGCTCGACGTGGCCGCGACCGAGTTCTGCGAGAACGGCACCTACACCTTCGAGGGCGCCGCGAAGACCGCCGAGGACATGAGCAACTACTACACCAAGCTCATCGGCGACTACCCGATCGTGTCCATCGAGGACCCGCTCTCCGAGGACGACTGGAGCGGCTGGCAGACCCTGACCGCGGCGGTCGGCGACCGGATCCAGATCGTCGGCGACGACCTGTTCGTCACCAACCCGCAGCGGATCGCCCGGGGCATCGCCGAGCAGGCCGCGAACGCCGTGCTGGTCAAGGTCAACCAGATCGGTTCGCTCACCGAGACCCTGGACGCGGTGGACCTGGCCCACCGGGCCGGCTTCAAGTGCATGATGAGCCACCGCTCCGGCGAGACCGAGGACACCACGATCGCCGACCTCGCGGTGGCCACCGGCTGCGGCCAGATCAAGACCGGCGCCCCGGCCCGTTCGGACCGGGTCGCCAAGTACAACCAGCTCCTGCGGATCGAGGAGGAGCTGGGCGACGCGGCGCGGTACGCCGGCGTGGGGGCGTTCCCGCGCTACCGTTCCGCCTGA